From the Candidatus Manganitrophaceae bacterium genome, the window CTCCAGAAAAGTCTGCATCGGCCCTTCCACCGAATCAGCCGATCGCGCGTGATCGATCGGAGCGTTCTGAGCGCAGAGCAAATTTCCGAGCCAGACCGTCACACAATCGACCACCACGACCTCAGCCTTTCCTTCCAAGCCGGACAGGCAGGCGCCGAGCTGAAACGGCTCCTCGATTGTCTCCCAGGCGGCGCCCCGCTCCTCTCGATGCCGCGCGATCCGCTCCCTCATTTCGTCATCGATCGGCTGCGCCGTGGCGACGAAGCGCCGACGGCCCGGAATGTGCCCCCCTTGCTCCAGAGCAAATCGGCTCTTGCCGGAACGTGCGCCGCCGAGGATGAAGGTCATCCCCTTCACTAAGAGGCGCCCCGCATCGGCGGTGGAAAGGGCTGCCTTGCACGTCGAATCGCGCCGGCGATGAGGTGGAGAGAGACGGCCAAGACGACATAGCCGAAGGCCTCCATCACATAATGAGGATAGTATCGGGCCACCCCCGCCGCATACTGGACGACGCTCATCTCCGCGAAATATTTTGAGAAGAGATAAAAGCTGGCGTTTGAAATCAGGAAAGCCGTGCTGGCGCTGACGAAGAGCGTCAAAGAGAGCGGCAGCAGGGTCTGCCAATCGGAGCGATGCCGCCGCGCATACCAGCGGCCCGCCCACCAGAGCGTCGCGTAGGTCGGGATCAGGAAAAGATAGGCCGGCGTGATACACCAATCACTTCCGCCGCCGACCGTCGCGGCATAATCAATGAGCGCCGCCTCGGCCAGAAATGCGGGAAAAAAGATCGATTGGAGATAGAACCCGGAGAGGAAGAAGGCCGCCAGCGACGCATCACCGAGCCCCACCACCGATCCGATCGGGTGAAAGCGGGTCGCCGCCATAAAGGTTGCAAGCACCAAGGAAACAATCAGAGCCGTTTTTCTATTTTCGAATCCGTTCATCTGTTTCTCCCTCCTTAGAAAGTCACCTTGACGCCGCCATAGCCCGAGCGCCCCGCCGTCCCATAACCGGTCACCTCCTGATATTGCCGATTAGAGAGGTTTTCAAGTCGGGCGAAGAGGGCGACATTTTTATTGAGGGTGTAGGTCCCGGCGAGATTGGCGACGGTATAGTCGCTCATTGGAATCTGTCCGACATCAAATCGCTTTCCGACATAGAGAACCTGGAGCACCAGGCGAAGGGGGTCGATGGGCCGCACGGTGAGGCTCCCGCTGGCTTTGTGGCGGGGTCGTCGAACCAGCTCCGCCCCGGTCTCCTCGTCCTCTGTGTTCATCAGGGTGTAATTGGCCGAGAGCAAAACCCTCTCGATCGGTTTCGCCGAGACCTCAAACTCCCACCCGTTGATCTTGGCCCGAGCGACGTTCTCGGGAGCCCCGATGAAAGTGGTCGGATCGAAAACAAAAACGATCAGATCTCGGATCCGATTCTGAAAATAGGTGACGTTGAGATGCACCCGCTCATTCGAGAGCGACTGCTCAAAGCCGACTTCCACACTCCGGCTCCGTTCCGGATCGAGATTCGGATTGCTAAAATTTGGAAAGAAGAGGTCATTGATCGTCGGACCATGAAAGCCGGTTCCATAAGCGGCTCGAACCTTGCTCTGCGTTGCGTCGATTAAATAGGCCGTCTCAATCTTGTAGGTCGTCGCATCGCCGTACCGATTGTTATGGTCATAACGGAGCCCCAGGTTGAGAATAAAAGGGAGCGGGCGGAATTGGTTAAACGCATAAAAGGCGTTGTTGACGGTCGCTTCGTCGAAGCTTCCCTCGCTCTTGCCCTGTTGCGACTGATACTCATAACCAACGGTTACCAGATCCTGGCGGCTGACGGCGAGGTCGTGTCTCCAATCCAACCACTTTCGCGACGTGTCGAACTTTGCATTGTTGAAGACATCGGCCGGATCAGGATCGGACAACCGAAGCTGATCGGTGTCATACCCCATTTTTAAATGCTGCTTCCATCCGTCGACGAGCGTCGTCGTCAGGCCGAGCGCGGTCACCCATAATCGATCTTTTTGAACGAAGTTGGGAATATCGACCGGACAGACGAAGGTCACCGGATCACAGCCATCCAGATCACTTTCCGAATGGGTATAACGCGCCGTCCATTCAATGCGTGTCTTCTCGGTGAGATCGAATCCCAGTCTGGTCGAGAGGGTGGTGTTCTCATATCCGTCGTCTTCGGCATTGCCGGCGCGCCGGTCCGCTCGAGAAAATCCCCGGCTGTCTATCCGTCCCGCAGAAAGCGAATAGTCAAACCGCTCAGTCGATCCGCTCACGCCGGCGTTCTCCCGAAAGGTATGATAAGCCCCCGCCTCGACCGATAGAGACGTCGTTGGGGGACCTTGTCCCTTCTTCGTAAAAATTTGGATCACCCCGCCGATCGCGTCCGATCCATACAAGGTACTCTGCGGGCCGCGAATCACCTCAATCCGCTCGATGTTATCGACCGTCAGATCGGAAAAATCGAACGCGCCCGAGGTGGGGTTGTTCACCGGGACCCCATCGATCAGGACCAGCGTATGGGCGGAGTTGGTCCCGCGGGTGAAGACCGAGGTCGTCGCCCCGAGTCCCCCCTGCGCCACCACATCGAGCCCCGGCACTTCGCGGAGCGCATCGGCGACGGTGATCAGATGTTTTTCTTCAATCGTCTTCTGATCGATAATGGTGACGGAGGCGGCCGACTCGCGCAGCGGCACCTCTGTCAGCGTCGCCGTCACGACGACGGGAGGAAAGGTTGGAATCTCTTCAGGGGATGTTTCTTCTGCGCCAACTCGGGTGCCGACGGTGATCAAAACGAGAAATGAACAGAGCAAAACACGGCGATGGAACGGGGTCATGTACCTCTCCCTTCGAAAGGTGAAATGTGATCCTAAAGGGCCCGGTCTCCTGGCTGAGGGCAACCTACTCCCACGCCTTCCCATCCATCAAATGTGGGCGAATGTGGGGCCCGTGCGGTGAAGAGGCGCAAATGCGGCGCCACTTCATCCTCCGATGCCCCACGCCCGCGCTCGCATTGGCGAAGCCAAATGCTCGCTTTACTCGGACAGTGGCCGTTGTGGTTTCGTTCCCATCACAGTTGCGGGGCAGCAGCGGTCTCTCACCGCTTTCCCAATCAACCCTTTAAGTTATTTAAGAAACAATCAGCGCTCCGCTGGGAGCGCTCCGCTTTAAAGCTGAATACGTATCGCTTTCTATCCAAAAAAAATCCCCGCCTTCCAATGGCCGATGGAAGGAGGGGATAGAATGAGTCCACCCTCCTGTCTTGACCATCGCAGACAGGTGTTCTTTCCACTCAGGCAGGTCTTCTGGCTTTGGGATGACCTTACTCCCGGCCCCTTCCCGTCCTTCGCTAAGCTTAGGACAGTGGTGCATGGCCGGTTTCGCATCCCATTACAGCGGCGGGTCCGCTCCCGAATTGCACGGGATTCCCTTTTCAATCTCGACGTGGCGTCGAGATCACCTGAACGGTTTCTTGTGTTGAGAGGCTATTGTATACCAGGTAGGTGAAACGAAATCAACTAAAAAATAAATCTTCGGAGGGCGAGGAAACGTACCTAGAAGTTAATCTCTCACGGAGAGGACAAATTTCTGATTGATATAGAGGATGTATTCCGACTGGACCAGGGGGAAAAATTGAAGCGGCTGATTAAAATAATCTTTGACGCGGCAGAATCCTTCGGGGAGGTTGACGAAGATGTCGCCCCGGATTTCATTTCCCCGGAGCATTTTCAGGGAGACGGTATATTGTTTCCCCAGCGTCATCAGGTCGTCCTGTTCCAAATCGACTCCGACCTTGGCCAGGGCGATATGACGCCGGTTAATCAGCAAGGTCTCGCGCTTTGTTCTTAACGGGATCACCCGCGTCTCGTCATTTAAAAGATCTCCGATCTTCTGGAGACCCGCGTGATGCGCCTCGTAAAGGCGGAGGAAGACCTCCCCCTCGACCTCACTTCCATCGGCGAGCTCGAACAGAACCGAGCGGATCTCTTTCTCAATCCTCCGCTCATCCACGGGCGGGCGCTCCTTGCGTGGCGGCGGCCTGTCCCGGCAAAGGGAAGAGGGCCTTGTTGACGGCGAATTTATGCGCTTCCTCGACGGTGATTTTCTTGGCGGCGAGCAGCGCTTGAATCGCCTGATCCATCAACTGCATCCCCTCTCCTTTACCGGTTTGAATAATCGAGGGGATCTGGAACGTCT encodes:
- the cobU gene encoding bifunctional adenosylcobinamide kinase/adenosylcobinamide-phosphate guanylyltransferase, with amino-acid sequence MTFILGGARSGKSRFALEQGGHIPGRRRFVATAQPIDDEMRERIARHREERGAAWETIEEPFQLGACLSGLEGKAEVVVVDCVTVWLGNLLCAQNAPIDHARSADSVEGPMQTFLECLPTLSYPLIVVSNEVGGGLIPETPLGRRFRELAGVFNQQLARVARDVYWMVAGLPQKIK
- a CDS encoding TonB-dependent receptor, translated to MTPFHRRVLLCSFLVLITVGTRVGAEETSPEEIPTFPPVVVTATLTEVPLRESAASVTIIDQKTIEEKHLITVADALREVPGLDVVAQGGLGATTSVFTRGTNSAHTLVLIDGVPVNNPTSGAFDFSDLTVDNIERIEVIRGPQSTLYGSDAIGGVIQIFTKKGQGPPTTSLSVEAGAYHTFRENAGVSGSTERFDYSLSAGRIDSRGFSRADRRAGNAEDDGYENTTLSTRLGFDLTEKTRIEWTARYTHSESDLDGCDPVTFVCPVDIPNFVQKDRLWVTALGLTTTLVDGWKQHLKMGYDTDQLRLSDPDPADVFNNAKFDTSRKWLDWRHDLAVSRQDLVTVGYEYQSQQGKSEGSFDEATVNNAFYAFNQFRPLPFILNLGLRYDHNNRYGDATTYKIETAYLIDATQSKVRAAYGTGFHGPTINDLFFPNFSNPNLDPERSRSVEVGFEQSLSNERVHLNVTYFQNRIRDLIVFVFDPTTFIGAPENVARAKINGWEFEVSAKPIERVLLSANYTLMNTEDEETGAELVRRPRHKASGSLTVRPIDPLRLVLQVLYVGKRFDVGQIPMSDYTVANLAGTYTLNKNVALFARLENLSNRQYQEVTGYGTAGRSGYGGVKVTF